One window of the Peromyscus maniculatus bairdii isolate BWxNUB_F1_BW_parent chromosome 18, HU_Pman_BW_mat_3.1, whole genome shotgun sequence genome contains the following:
- the Dram1 gene encoding DNA damage-regulated autophagy modulator protein 1 isoform X1, with amino-acid sequence MLCFLRGMAFVPFLLVTWSSAAFIISYVVAVLSGHVNPFLPYISDTGTTPPESGIFGFMINFSAFLGAATMYTRYKIVEKQNETCYFGTPVFNLVSLVLGLVGCIGMGIVANFQELAVPVVHDGGALLAFVCGVAYTLLQSIISYKSCPQWNSLTTCHVRMAISAVSCAAVVPMIACASLISITKLEWNPKEKDYVYHVVSAICEWTVAFGFIFYFLTFIQDFQSVTLRISTEISDDF; translated from the exons ATGCTGTGCTTCCTCAGGGGAATGGCCTTCGTCCCCTTCCTCTTGGTGACCTGGTCGTCTGCAGCCTTCATCATCTCCTACGTGGTCGCGGTGCTCTCGGGGCACGTCAACCCCTTCCTCCCCTACATCAG TGACACAGGAACCACGCCTCCAGAGAGTGGTATTTTTGGATTCATGATAAACTTCTCCGCATTTCTTG gtgCAGCTACGATGTACACGAGATATAAAATAGTGGAGAAGCAAAATGAGACCTGCTATTTCGGCACGCCGGTCTTTAACTTGGTGTCACTAGTTCTTGGACTGGTGGGGTGTATTGGAATGGGCATTGTAGCCAATTTTCAG GAGTTAGCTGTGCCCGTGGTCCACGACGGTGGTGCCCTTCTGGCTTTCGTCTGTGGTGTGGCTTACACACTCCTGCAATCGATCATCTCCTACAAATCCTGTCCGCAGTGGAACAGCCTCACCACGTGCCACGTCCGGATGGCCATCTCGGCCGTCTCCTGCGCAGCCGTCGTCCCCA TGATTGCCTGTGCTTCCCTAATTTCCATAACCAAGCTGGAATGGAATCCGAAAGAAAAG GATTACGTGTATCACGTGGTGAGCGCTATCTGTGAATGGACCGTggcctttggttttattttctatttcctaaCATTCATCCAAGATTTCCAG AGTGTTACCCTAAGGATATCCACAGAAATCAGTGATGACTTTTGA
- the Dram1 gene encoding DNA damage-regulated autophagy modulator protein 1 isoform X2 produces the protein MINFSAFLGAATMYTRYKIVEKQNETCYFGTPVFNLVSLVLGLVGCIGMGIVANFQELAVPVVHDGGALLAFVCGVAYTLLQSIISYKSCPQWNSLTTCHVRMAISAVSCAAVVPMIACASLISITKLEWNPKEKDYVYHVVSAICEWTVAFGFIFYFLTFIQDFQSVTLRISTEISDDF, from the exons ATGATAAACTTCTCCGCATTTCTTG gtgCAGCTACGATGTACACGAGATATAAAATAGTGGAGAAGCAAAATGAGACCTGCTATTTCGGCACGCCGGTCTTTAACTTGGTGTCACTAGTTCTTGGACTGGTGGGGTGTATTGGAATGGGCATTGTAGCCAATTTTCAG GAGTTAGCTGTGCCCGTGGTCCACGACGGTGGTGCCCTTCTGGCTTTCGTCTGTGGTGTGGCTTACACACTCCTGCAATCGATCATCTCCTACAAATCCTGTCCGCAGTGGAACAGCCTCACCACGTGCCACGTCCGGATGGCCATCTCGGCCGTCTCCTGCGCAGCCGTCGTCCCCA TGATTGCCTGTGCTTCCCTAATTTCCATAACCAAGCTGGAATGGAATCCGAAAGAAAAG GATTACGTGTATCACGTGGTGAGCGCTATCTGTGAATGGACCGTggcctttggttttattttctatttcctaaCATTCATCCAAGATTTCCAG AGTGTTACCCTAAGGATATCCACAGAAATCAGTGATGACTTTTGA